From Mycobacterium cookii:
GGCGACGAGTGGTGGGCGCTGGGCATGTCGGAGCCAGAAGCCGGATCGGACTTCGCCTCGCTGCGCACCCGCGCCGTGCGCGACGGCGATGTGTTTCGGGTCAAGGGGCGCAAGATCTGGACGACCCAGGCGCACCTCTCCAAATGGTGCACACTCTATGTCCGCACCGATCCCGACGCGCCCAAGCACCGCGGAATCTCCTGCCTCATACTCGATCTCGAGTCCGCAGGCATCACCATCGAACCGATTCGCATGTCGTCGATCTCGGATGAGACCTTTTGCGAGGTCCTGCTCGATGACGTCGAAATCCCGGCCGCCAATCTGCTCGGCCCGTACAACGGCGGCTGGCAGGTGGCGATGTCGTCGCTCAACCATGAGCGGCAGATGATTTGGATCATGAACTGGGTGGAGATCCAGCGCGGACTCACTTGTGTCCGCGACGCTGGGACCACCCACGACGACTACGCCTCCGGCGAGGTCTTTACCGAACTCGGCTCGCTGCTCGCCGACGCCGAAGCAGTGCGTGCAACCGGGTATCGCGCGCTCAACAACGAACTCGACGGGCGTCCCAGCCCGGAGGGTGACATTCTCAAACTGCTCGGTTCGCAGACACTGCAACGTGTTTGGGAGCTCGCCGCAGCGGCCGCCGGGCCGCGGTCGATCGACGACACCGACCTTCTCTTCGAACGTCAGGACGGATTGGCGGCCACCATTTACGGCGGGACCTCCGAGATCCAACGCAACATCATCGCCGAGCGACTGCTCGGACTGCCGAAGGGATGACGATGGATTACGACCTCGGCGCCGACGCCGTCGACCTCAGAAAGCGCCTCCGGGAGTTGATATCCACGCACATCCCCGAGGGCTTCCTCGGCGCCTGCACCGACGACCCGCGCGACCTCGCGACCACCGAGTCGTTCTGCAAACTGCTCGCCGCCGACGGGCTGCTGGCCCTGGCCTGGCCCAAAGAACACGGCGGCGGCGGTGGTTCGGTGTGGCAGCAGACTGTCCTGCGCGAGGAGATGTGGGCACACCACGAACCCCGCGGCGCGCAGTACATGGGCATCAACTGGGTCGGGCCCGCGCTGATGCGGTACGGAACCGCCGAACAGAAGGCACGGCACCTGTCGGCCATCGCGGCCGGCGAAGTGATCTGGTGTCAAGGGTTTTCCGAGCCGGAGGCCGGAACCGATCTCGCGTCGCTGCGCACTCGCGCCGTTGCCGACGGTGACGGCTGGCGCGTCACCGGTCAGAAAGTGTGGACGTCCTACGCCCGGATGGCGTCCTGGTGTGTGTTGGCGGCGTGCACCGACCCGAACGCGCCGAAACCCAAGCGGCTCAGCCTTTTTCTGGTTCCGATGGACCGGGCCGGCATCACCGTGCGGCCGATCCGGTCGATGCTGGGACCACATCACCTCAACGAGGTCTTTCTCGACGACGTCGAGGTGTCAGCCGACGAGGTTCTCGGCGAGGTGGGCGACGGCTGGCGGGTGATGCGCGAAGCACTCGCCTTCGAGCGGGTCGGCATCGCCCGCTATGCCCGGTGCGAATCGTTGCTCGATCGAATGCAGGCCGAGCTCGGCGACGACTGGGACCGGTTGCCCGAGTCGATCCGCACCCGCTGGGTGCGGGCACTCATCGACCTGAGGGTCGCCCGGCTGCTGGCCTACCGCGCGGTGTCGCTGCAGGACGACCCGTCGGCCGGGGCGGCAGCCAGCGCCGCGCGCATCGCGACCACCACGTGCGACCAGCAGGTCGCCGAGTTACTGTTCGACGTGCTCGGCCCGACCGCGTTGGACAGCGGCTCGTCGGCACCGTTGCACGGCGCGATCGAGGACCACTGGCGTTACGCCCAGGCCGCCACCGTCGCGTCGGGAACCATCGAAGTGCAGCGGATGCTCGTCGCCCGCGAAGCTCTAGGAGGCAACGGATGAAAACCGCTCTGCCAGAAGACATCGCCGAGTTCAGCGCCGTCGCCGCCAAACGGTTCGTCCGGTTCGGCGGCCCGCAGACCGCCCTGCAGGCAGAGACCGAGGACACGCTGCGTCAGGACGCTCGGACGGCCCTGTCCGATCTCGGTGCATTCGACCTCGACGTCCGATCGTCCGCCGAGGACCTGTTGGCCGCCGCGGTGCTCTGCCAGGCTGCCGGCGCGACGGCGCTGCCCTATCCGCTCGTCGACGAACTGCTGGCAATCGACGGCGCCCGACTCGCGCTGGTGAATCCGGAAGCGCCGCGCATCGACCACGGCGACCTGCCCGGCGACTGGATCGCCGCCGATCTCGACGGCACGCGCTACCAGGTACAGCCGTCATCGAGGACGACAGCCAAACTCGGGCCGTTCCTGGTGCCCGCCACGTTGGGCCAGCCCGACGGCAGGGTGCCGGCAGCCGACATCGATCTGCATCTGAACCTC
This genomic window contains:
- a CDS encoding acyl-CoA dehydrogenase family protein; the encoded protein is MTEEYAAWLTDFLPGDYYERYREYRWDIELRRAHQRAAFEAGWLQPTWPREHGGRSLGLAEAMEIRLEAAMRSAPKLPNVAGPGVAAPGIRQFGTPEQVDRLLVPLLRGDEWWALGMSEPEAGSDFASLRTRAVRDGDVFRVKGRKIWTTQAHLSKWCTLYVRTDPDAPKHRGISCLILDLESAGITIEPIRMSSISDETFCEVLLDDVEIPAANLLGPYNGGWQVAMSSLNHERQMIWIMNWVEIQRGLTCVRDAGTTHDDYASGEVFTELGSLLADAEAVRATGYRALNNELDGRPSPEGDILKLLGSQTLQRVWELAAAAAGPRSIDDTDLLFERQDGLAATIYGGTSEIQRNIIAERLLGLPKG
- a CDS encoding acyl-CoA dehydrogenase family protein, which codes for MDYDLGADAVDLRKRLRELISTHIPEGFLGACTDDPRDLATTESFCKLLAADGLLALAWPKEHGGGGGSVWQQTVLREEMWAHHEPRGAQYMGINWVGPALMRYGTAEQKARHLSAIAAGEVIWCQGFSEPEAGTDLASLRTRAVADGDGWRVTGQKVWTSYARMASWCVLAACTDPNAPKPKRLSLFLVPMDRAGITVRPIRSMLGPHHLNEVFLDDVEVSADEVLGEVGDGWRVMREALAFERVGIARYARCESLLDRMQAELGDDWDRLPESIRTRWVRALIDLRVARLLAYRAVSLQDDPSAGAAASAARIATTTCDQQVAELLFDVLGPTALDSGSSAPLHGAIEDHWRYAQAATVASGTIEVQRMLVAREALGGNG
- a CDS encoding acyl-CoA dehydrogenase family protein; this translates as MKTALPEDIAEFSAVAAKRFVRFGGPQTALQAETEDTLRQDARTALSDLGAFDLDVRSSAEDLLAAAVLCQAAGATALPYPLVDELLAIDGARLALVNPEAPRIDHGDLPGDWIAADLDGTRYQVQPSSRTTAKLGPFLVPATLGQPDGRVPAADIDLHLNLGSWRILGAVQQALDITRRHVADRMQFGKPLAEFQAVRFTVADASVAARGLSELAKYTISRTDSTPAQVRSADALILRLKAADTARQVLRTAHQLLGALGFCDESDVSVLDRHTQSLIRLPVSSEVLAMRLTSGVAGGQFETLFSGPVSA